The Legionella spiritensis DNA segment TCATTCGGTACGTATTTGGGGGAACAGCCGAGGTGAGTGCAAATCCCCACCAATACCAGATAGTCCGGATTAATGGAACGAAATTTATTTTGCGCATAATCCGGCTGCTGATCTACCAGAGAATCCGGATCGCGTAACTCTTCCCGGTGAATGCCAAGATGCTCCAGCATTTCTTTGGTGCGCCTGATAATCCAGACCGGCTTGCCACGCCACTCGACAGTCGCTTGCTGGCCTGGTTCCAGATGACTCAAATCCACTTCAACAGGGGCTCCTGCCGCTTGAGCCTTGGCGCTCGGTAACCAGGATGAAACAAATGGCGTTAACGCGCATGCGACACCAACACCACCAAGAACACCT contains these protein-coding regions:
- the petA gene encoding ubiquinol-cytochrome c reductase iron-sulfur subunit; this translates as MTENNTFGCNEPVDDETVDDQRRQFLLTTTGVLGGVGVACALTPFVSSWLPSAKAQAAGAPVEVDLSHLEPGQQATVEWRGKPVWIIRRTKEMLEHLGIHREELRDPDSLVDQQPDYAQNKFRSINPDYLVLVGICTHLGCSPKYVPNENELGPDWPGGFYCPCHGSRFDLAGRVFKGVPAPINLEVPPHRFVSKHIVIIGEDEDNKQG